A window from Candidatus Nitrospira neomarina encodes these proteins:
- the fbp gene encoding class 1 fructose-bisphosphatase, with protein sequence MTPRFSLSTHTFREQAPIPGTSGEFSRIIMQIALGGKLIAQDLRKAGLSQFLGSTGLINVQGEEVQKLDERANQIFLDVFEHMELVSTLVSEEMEKPYLIKEADGQGRYAVFLDPLDGSSNIDVNASLGSIFSIHRLSVEGFPTSEDALRKKGCDQVAAGYVLYGSSVLLVYTCGHGVHQFTLDQEAGEFFLSAKNIQIPKHGKIYSVNEGNYQKWSAGTQQFLDYLHEVDVQTGRPYTSRYSGCFVADVHRVLCKGGLYMYPGEQKNPEGKLRLMYEAAPLSFLVEQAGGMGSTGVEPVNQLIPKALHQRVPLYIGSQDDVTKAEAFLRSESPI encoded by the coding sequence ATGACTCCGCGTTTTTCCTTATCGACACATACCTTCCGTGAGCAAGCCCCTATTCCTGGAACCTCCGGTGAATTTTCCCGCATCATCATGCAAATTGCACTGGGCGGGAAACTCATTGCCCAGGATCTTCGAAAAGCCGGGTTGAGTCAATTCCTGGGTTCTACGGGGTTAATTAATGTGCAAGGCGAAGAGGTCCAAAAGTTGGACGAACGGGCCAATCAGATATTTTTGGATGTGTTTGAGCACATGGAACTGGTGAGTACGCTGGTTTCAGAGGAAATGGAAAAGCCCTACCTCATCAAAGAAGCCGATGGTCAAGGACGGTATGCGGTCTTTTTGGATCCTTTGGATGGCTCGTCTAATATTGATGTCAACGCGTCTTTAGGGTCCATTTTTTCCATTCACCGCCTTTCCGTTGAGGGTTTCCCAACTTCTGAAGATGCTTTGCGAAAAAAAGGGTGCGATCAGGTGGCTGCCGGATATGTCTTGTATGGATCGAGTGTGCTTTTAGTGTATACCTGCGGCCATGGTGTGCACCAATTCACGTTGGATCAGGAGGCCGGGGAGTTTTTCCTCTCAGCCAAAAATATTCAAATTCCCAAGCATGGGAAAATTTATAGTGTGAATGAAGGTAATTACCAAAAATGGTCTGCCGGCACTCAGCAATTTCTTGACTATCTTCACGAAGTCGATGTTCAGACAGGCAGACCATACACCAGCCGTTATTCCGGGTGTTTTGTGGCTGATGTGCATCGTGTGTTGTGCAAGGGTGGTCTCTATATGTATCCGGGAGAGCAGAAAAACCCTGAGGGAAAATTGAGGCTCATGTATGAAGCCGCACCCTTATCATTTTTGGTTGAACAAGCCGGTGGTATGGGGAGTACGGGTGTTGAGCCCGTCAATCAACTAATACCGAAAGCCCTTCACCAGAGAGTCCCTTTATATATTGGCAGTCAGGATGATGTGACCAAAGCTGAAGCGTTCCTGCGGTCTGAGTCACCGATCTAG
- a CDS encoding PIN/TRAM domain-containing protein, whose product MVLRMIFIGVGVVLGMALAWGATEGQIGILLMGGGIGAGVGAIILAVEHRLKAAPLPFVVCGGGGLVVGLLVAGLIASVTGLVARSPNTVFTLLASLVIFLGIPYWGLIMGIRFATEGWATSAITTGGTESVRIKKLLDTSVIIDGRIADLCETGFIEGTLVVPHFILQELQHISDSSDGLKRARGRRGLDILNVLQKVSNIKVDLVEDDFPHVKEVDTKLIELAKQMDAKVLTNDFNLNKVAGIQGVRVLNINDLCNALKPVVLPGETIRVFVLKEGKEAGQGVAYLDDGTMVVVDHAKRWIGKNADVIVTSVLQTSAGRMIFTRLKEETEHEELSFSRV is encoded by the coding sequence ATGGTGTTGCGAATGATATTTATAGGCGTTGGGGTGGTCTTAGGTATGGCCTTGGCATGGGGAGCAACCGAGGGCCAAATAGGTATTCTGCTCATGGGCGGGGGAATCGGGGCAGGGGTTGGTGCAATAATTCTGGCTGTGGAACACCGATTGAAGGCCGCGCCTTTACCATTTGTCGTGTGTGGAGGGGGCGGATTAGTTGTTGGTCTCCTTGTGGCGGGGTTGATTGCTTCGGTGACCGGATTAGTCGCACGCTCTCCTAATACCGTCTTTACCCTTTTGGCCAGCTTGGTGATTTTTTTAGGAATCCCTTATTGGGGATTAATCATGGGAATACGATTTGCCACTGAAGGATGGGCTACATCAGCCATTACAACAGGCGGTACGGAGTCGGTTCGCATCAAAAAATTGCTGGATACCAGCGTCATCATCGATGGTCGGATTGCAGATTTGTGCGAAACGGGCTTTATTGAGGGAACCCTTGTCGTTCCACATTTTATTCTCCAGGAGTTACAGCATATTTCGGATTCTTCTGATGGATTAAAGCGGGCACGTGGGAGACGAGGGTTGGATATTTTAAATGTCCTTCAAAAAGTCAGCAACATTAAGGTAGACCTGGTAGAAGATGATTTTCCTCATGTGAAAGAGGTGGATACAAAACTCATTGAACTCGCGAAGCAAATGGATGCAAAGGTGCTGACCAATGATTTTAATCTCAATAAGGTGGCCGGGATCCAAGGCGTCAGGGTGCTGAACATTAATGACTTGTGTAATGCGTTGAAACCGGTGGTTCTCCCCGGTGAGACGATCCGGGTTTTTGTTTTGAAAGAAGGGAAAGAGGCCGGGCAAGGTGTGGCCTATTTAGATGATGGCACCATGGTGGTGGTTGACCATGCCAAGCGATGGATCGGCAAAAATGCGGATGTGATTGTGACGAGTGTTCTGCAAACGAGTGCCGGCCGAATGATTTTTACCCGCCTGAAAGAAGAAACTGAACACGAGGAGTTAAGCTTTTCGCGTGTTTAA
- the ispD gene encoding 2-C-methyl-D-erythritol 4-phosphate cytidylyltransferase — MFNSVVAVIPAAGLGTRMGGNTPKQYLTLGNLPLLVHSLQVFQQLEEICEVILSVPASDREYCWREIVKPFGLEKVAKVVAGGARRQDSVRNGLAAISDRPDGVLVHDGVRPFIDQRMVRNVIDCAGKTGAAVVAMPIHDTVKRVDASGIIQETLKREELWQIQTPQVFRYDWLVEAHQQAQQHQWDVTDDAALIERMGYPVSVVEGSCFNIKVTKPDDLVFGEAILGTIGSRR; from the coding sequence GTGTTTAATTCCGTTGTGGCGGTGATTCCTGCCGCGGGCCTTGGTACCCGCATGGGAGGAAATACTCCCAAGCAATATCTTACTCTTGGTAATCTGCCTCTCTTAGTGCATTCACTCCAGGTTTTTCAACAACTCGAGGAGATCTGCGAAGTCATTCTCTCCGTTCCGGCCTCGGACCGGGAGTATTGCTGGCGTGAAATAGTGAAACCTTTTGGTCTAGAGAAAGTCGCCAAAGTGGTGGCGGGTGGAGCGCGGCGGCAGGATTCTGTCAGAAACGGACTTGCGGCCATATCCGACCGACCCGATGGGGTTTTGGTTCATGATGGTGTCCGTCCCTTTATTGACCAACGCATGGTCAGGAATGTGATCGATTGTGCCGGAAAAACAGGGGCGGCGGTGGTGGCAATGCCGATCCATGATACGGTAAAGCGGGTTGATGCATCTGGGATCATTCAAGAGACGCTGAAGAGGGAAGAACTCTGGCAGATTCAGACACCGCAGGTATTCCGGTATGACTGGCTGGTTGAGGCACATCAACAGGCGCAACAACACCAATGGGACGTCACCGACGATGCGGCCCTCATTGAACGGATGGGTTACCCTGTTTCCGTTGTGGAGGGGAGTTGTTTTAATATAAAAGTGACCAAGCCGGATGATCTGGTGTTTGGGGAAGCCATTTTGGGAACGATTGGAAGCCGAAGGTGA
- the ispF gene encoding 2-C-methyl-D-erythritol 2,4-cyclodiphosphate synthase, with protein MRVGQGYDIHPFREGRPLILGGVVVPHSLGLDGHSDADALTHAVCDAILGAMGEGDLGTRYPSSNPEYKNLSSLVMLGSVAQCLRDKGFYLVNLDTVILAQAPKLAPYTASMQESLAKVLQVSPSQVNVKVKSGEGIGMIGRTEGIATMAICLIECTTPL; from the coding sequence ATGAGAGTTGGTCAAGGTTATGATATTCATCCATTCCGGGAAGGCCGTCCCCTGATTTTGGGTGGCGTGGTCGTCCCCCATTCTCTAGGGCTGGATGGGCATTCCGATGCGGATGCCTTAACCCATGCCGTTTGCGACGCCATTCTAGGAGCCATGGGAGAAGGAGATCTTGGAACACGGTACCCAAGTAGTAATCCAGAATACAAAAATCTCTCGAGTTTGGTTATGCTAGGAAGTGTTGCACAATGCCTTCGTGATAAAGGATTTTACCTGGTGAATCTGGATACGGTCATTTTAGCCCAGGCACCGAAATTAGCCCCGTATACGGCCTCGATGCAAGAAAGTCTTGCGAAAGTGCTGCAGGTTTCCCCTTCTCAGGTCAATGTCAAAGTCAAAAGTGGAGAGGGAATTGGAATGATCGGGCGGACAGAAGGCATTGCGACAATGGCCATTTGTCTCATTGAATGCACCACGCCTTTATGA
- the cysE gene encoding serine O-acetyltransferase, giving the protein MRWVKRITEDLHAVFERDPAATSRWEVLLAYSGFHALLAHRVAHWLWGKNIPIVPRLISQLARWLTGIEIHPGAQIGRGFFIDHGMGVVIGETAVLGDFVTLFQGVTLGGTGKERGKRHPTLGNHVVVGAGAKVLGNITIGDFVKIGANSVVLRSVPSNSTVIGIPGRIIKTIGDRVPEATMDHANIPDPIAERFDAMEQELIALRKQMEQSEKEL; this is encoded by the coding sequence ATGCGATGGGTTAAACGAATTACTGAAGATCTACATGCGGTTTTTGAGCGCGATCCGGCGGCAACCAGTCGCTGGGAAGTCTTGCTGGCCTACTCAGGTTTTCATGCATTATTAGCTCATCGGGTGGCTCACTGGTTATGGGGGAAAAACATTCCGATTGTTCCGCGGTTAATTTCGCAACTGGCTCGATGGCTGACCGGTATAGAAATTCATCCAGGCGCTCAGATTGGACGAGGGTTTTTCATTGACCATGGGATGGGGGTCGTGATTGGCGAAACTGCTGTTCTGGGCGACTTTGTCACCCTCTTTCAAGGCGTGACGCTGGGTGGAACCGGGAAAGAACGTGGTAAGCGCCATCCAACATTGGGAAACCATGTGGTCGTTGGAGCTGGAGCAAAAGTGCTTGGGAATATCACGATCGGAGATTTTGTCAAAATTGGAGCCAATTCGGTGGTTCTTCGGTCAGTGCCTTCGAATTCAACGGTCATTGGGATACCCGGCAGAATTATTAAAACCATTGGAGATCGGGTGCCTGAAGCAACCATGGATCATGCCAATATTCCGGATCCGATAGCTGAACGGTTTGATGCGATGGAACAAGAACTCATCGCCCTACGAAAACAGATGGAACAATCTGAGAAGGAATTGTAA
- a CDS encoding class I fructose-bisphosphate aldolase, whose protein sequence is MTPRVKEILRNYDGNVPGVLANIARLLMTGRLAGTGRLVILPVDQGFEHGPARSFAVNSAGYDPHYHFQLGIDAGCNAYAAPLGFLEAGAAEYAGQIPLILKLNNNDSLFESKDPNSAITGSVHDALRLGCCAVGYTIYPGSAHSQEMYNHLREIAQEAKSHGLAVVVWSYPRGAGLSKEGETGIDVVAYAAQIAAQLGAHIVKVKVPSNHIEQAAAKKVYEAEKIPISTPAERIRHVVQSTFQGRRIVIFSGGAKGEDQKIFDEARGIRDGGGFGSIIGRNSFQRPRPEALEFLSTVMKIYAGEPS, encoded by the coding sequence ATCACACCACGAGTCAAAGAAATATTACGGAATTATGATGGTAATGTTCCTGGAGTTCTTGCAAATATTGCCAGGTTGTTGATGACGGGGCGGTTGGCCGGGACCGGTCGTTTGGTGATTCTACCGGTGGACCAGGGCTTTGAGCATGGTCCTGCAAGAAGTTTTGCCGTCAATTCTGCAGGGTATGACCCCCACTATCATTTTCAGCTGGGAATTGATGCCGGTTGTAATGCTTACGCGGCTCCTCTGGGGTTTCTAGAGGCGGGGGCGGCAGAATATGCCGGTCAAATTCCACTCATACTGAAATTGAACAATAATGATTCACTATTTGAAAGCAAGGATCCCAATTCTGCAATTACCGGGAGTGTCCACGATGCACTACGCTTAGGGTGCTGTGCAGTGGGATATACGATATATCCAGGGTCTGCCCATAGCCAGGAAATGTATAATCATCTGCGGGAAATTGCCCAGGAGGCGAAGTCCCACGGATTGGCGGTGGTGGTGTGGTCGTATCCCCGGGGAGCAGGACTCAGCAAGGAAGGGGAAACCGGAATCGATGTCGTCGCCTACGCCGCCCAAATTGCGGCCCAACTCGGGGCTCACATTGTCAAAGTGAAGGTGCCCTCAAATCATATTGAGCAGGCGGCGGCAAAAAAAGTGTACGAGGCCGAAAAGATTCCTATTAGCACGCCAGCGGAACGTATCCGCCATGTGGTGCAGAGTACCTTTCAGGGGCGACGCATTGTCATCTTTTCGGGCGGGGCCAAAGGGGAAGATCAGAAAATTTTCGATGAAGCCAGAGGAATACGGGACGGTGGAGGTTTTGGATCCATTATTGGGAGAAATTCTTTTCAACGGCCGAGACCGGAGGCTCTTGAATTTCTCTCAACCGTTATGAAAATCTATGCCGGAGAACCTTCATGA
- a CDS encoding Glu/Leu/Phe/Val family dehydrogenase, which translates to MNTDFAPEFNHPTFRLAVAQFDQAAHHMNLDSGLLDRLKAPQRSLCVSIPVRMDNGKVQVFRGYRVHHDVARGPTKGGIRYHPDVSLGEVAALAMWMTWKTALAGLPFGGAKGGVAVNPSMLSPAELEGVTRRYIAEIFPLLGPDKDIPAPDIGTNQQVMGWIMDTFSQQVGFTVRGVVTGKPLSIGGTLGREEATGRGVVDVTLEVLRHFGLSTSDTTVVIQGFGNVGSHTARILHQEGVKILAISDQLGGLYNQKGLDIPGILSHLETEKASIPSLKQFGEPIFNEDLLLLPCHVLIPAAVSEQITVNNAWRLQCQYLIEAANGPTTLEADAILQERGIFVVPDILANAGGVIVSYFEWVQDAQRFSWQESDIHSRLRNIITAAFHRILYHAEEKKLTMRTAALIAGIEEVAQAHQCRGLYP; encoded by the coding sequence ATGAACACTGACTTTGCTCCAGAGTTCAATCATCCAACATTCCGCTTGGCTGTGGCTCAATTTGATCAGGCGGCCCATCATATGAATCTAGACTCAGGCCTTCTCGATCGCCTCAAAGCCCCTCAGCGGTCTCTCTGCGTCAGCATCCCTGTCCGAATGGATAACGGAAAAGTTCAAGTCTTCCGTGGCTATCGAGTGCATCATGATGTAGCCCGCGGCCCCACAAAAGGCGGCATTCGCTATCATCCCGACGTCAGTCTCGGAGAGGTCGCGGCCTTGGCCATGTGGATGACCTGGAAAACGGCGTTAGCGGGGCTACCATTCGGAGGAGCGAAAGGCGGAGTCGCAGTCAATCCTTCCATGCTTTCTCCAGCTGAGTTAGAAGGCGTTACCCGACGCTACATCGCAGAAATTTTTCCATTATTGGGACCCGACAAAGATATTCCCGCCCCGGATATCGGCACGAATCAGCAAGTTATGGGATGGATAATGGATACCTTTAGTCAGCAGGTGGGATTTACCGTCCGTGGGGTGGTCACGGGCAAACCCCTTTCAATTGGAGGCACCCTTGGCAGAGAAGAAGCGACGGGTCGTGGAGTGGTGGATGTAACGTTGGAAGTCCTACGTCATTTTGGTTTGTCCACTTCAGACACGACCGTAGTCATTCAAGGGTTTGGCAATGTCGGATCCCATACTGCACGAATTCTTCATCAGGAAGGCGTAAAAATACTGGCGATCAGCGATCAGTTGGGCGGGTTGTATAATCAAAAAGGTCTGGATATTCCAGGTATTCTCTCTCACCTGGAGACCGAGAAAGCGTCGATTCCTTCTCTTAAACAATTTGGAGAACCCATTTTTAACGAAGACCTACTCCTGCTGCCCTGCCATGTGCTCATTCCGGCGGCAGTGTCTGAACAAATCACCGTCAATAACGCATGGCGCCTTCAATGCCAGTACCTGATCGAGGCAGCTAACGGCCCAACAACTCTTGAAGCGGATGCCATTTTACAGGAACGAGGAATTTTTGTTGTCCCGGATATTCTCGCGAATGCCGGCGGAGTCATTGTCTCATATTTTGAATGGGTACAGGACGCCCAACGATTTTCTTGGCAGGAATCAGATATCCACAGCCGACTCAGGAACATCATCACCGCGGCCTTTCACCGCATACTCTATCATGCCGAGGAGAAAAAACTGACAATGAGAACCGCCGCATTGATCGCAGGAATTGAGGAAGTGGCTCAAGCCCATCAATGCCGAGGGTTATATCCCTGA
- the truA gene encoding tRNA pseudouridine(38-40) synthase TruA yields the protein MATVKLTIEYDGTAYVGWQRQPNQPTIQAALETALTRITQQHISVIAAGRTDAGVHARGQVVSFQTDRPIPIHKWRLAINSALPHDISVLSSEEVPASFHARYSAKEKLYEYRISRHPARPAIDRHRVWHLPYDLDIPAIRQAMSGLIGCHDFTSFQGPRASTSDPMCVVSQVSLSSDLTSLIIQIQANRFLKQMVRAIIGTLTEVGRHKRSPASIQDILQAKDRRAAGETAPPQGLYLLQVFY from the coding sequence ATGGCTACGGTTAAACTAACAATCGAATATGACGGCACGGCTTACGTTGGATGGCAACGACAACCCAATCAGCCAACCATACAAGCCGCACTAGAAACAGCGCTCACACGCATCACCCAACAACACATTTCTGTCATCGCCGCTGGACGAACCGACGCTGGCGTCCATGCCCGTGGACAAGTCGTCAGCTTTCAAACTGACAGACCCATTCCCATTCATAAGTGGAGACTCGCCATTAATAGCGCCCTTCCGCACGACATTTCTGTCCTGTCGAGTGAAGAGGTTCCTGCATCGTTTCATGCTCGCTATAGCGCAAAAGAAAAATTGTATGAATATCGAATCTCAAGACATCCCGCCCGCCCGGCTATCGATCGTCATCGTGTCTGGCACCTACCCTATGACCTGGATATCCCGGCCATCCGGCAGGCCATGTCTGGATTGATAGGTTGTCATGACTTCACCTCATTTCAAGGCCCACGTGCCAGTACATCGGACCCCATGTGCGTCGTGTCCCAAGTTTCCCTCAGCTCGGATCTCACCTCCCTGATCATTCAGATCCAGGCCAATCGATTCCTGAAGCAAATGGTTCGGGCGATTATTGGCACCCTGACCGAAGTCGGACGACACAAAAGATCACCGGCGTCCATTCAAGATATTCTTCAGGCTAAAGACCGACGGGCTGCAGGAGAAACCGCTCCTCCCCAAGGGCTTTATCTCCTTCAGGTGTTCTACTAG
- a CDS encoding N-acetylmuramoyl-L-alanine amidase family protein produces MPSIRMISLYSCIGIVFLSGSLPLAGGATEIRPFAGDETQPQIHLIAQSPSSTSIRNIRAHRHKNYTRVVLDLTRSVHPAPQEHQTATTFELELPNTKFANPAVTKSRTDSLPLQLDLSTTSSGSILLSIPIEGWKRYKWYVLKNPARIVLDLYPITEASSLARAPDSSIPASPVVPPPTPPPPVIKKDLVIVIDPGHGGKDPGALGRKGTREKDVVLHVANHLRDLLAKESSTKVFMTRETDVFIELEDRATFANTHKADLFVSIHINSHSQSSVKGLEFYHFGEASDPRALAVAARENGTPLEKNAAPWQFILADKLNDKKIDDSRELAWTTKNSLVKFLDTFYKIKDHGIKTAPFFVLRMTTMPAILAEIAFISNPTEEKLLQSSTYQKRVAEGIFKGLQTYITPLQTASR; encoded by the coding sequence ATGCCTTCCATTCGAATGATATCCCTTTATTCCTGCATCGGCATAGTGTTCCTGTCGGGATCTCTTCCCCTGGCTGGGGGAGCAACAGAAATTCGACCGTTCGCCGGAGATGAAACCCAACCACAGATTCATCTTATTGCCCAATCACCATCGTCAACCTCCATCCGCAATATTCGTGCTCATCGCCATAAAAATTATACCCGTGTTGTATTAGACCTCACTCGTTCTGTCCATCCAGCGCCCCAAGAGCATCAAACGGCCACAACATTTGAATTGGAACTTCCCAACACCAAATTCGCGAATCCTGCCGTTACCAAATCAAGAACAGACTCCCTTCCTTTACAATTGGACCTTTCCACCACTTCTTCCGGATCCATTCTTCTCAGCATACCCATTGAGGGGTGGAAACGCTATAAGTGGTATGTCCTCAAAAATCCTGCTCGCATCGTCCTTGACTTGTATCCCATAACTGAGGCGTCATCTCTCGCCCGTGCGCCGGATAGCAGCATACCGGCTTCTCCAGTGGTTCCTCCGCCAACTCCGCCACCACCTGTCATAAAAAAAGATCTGGTGATCGTGATTGATCCGGGACACGGAGGAAAAGACCCTGGGGCCTTGGGACGCAAAGGCACGAGAGAAAAGGATGTGGTCTTACATGTGGCGAATCATTTGCGAGACCTGCTCGCCAAGGAAAGTTCCACGAAAGTCTTCATGACTCGGGAAACGGATGTCTTCATCGAATTGGAGGACCGGGCAACATTCGCCAATACACACAAAGCGGATCTTTTTGTCTCGATTCACATTAACTCCCATTCCCAGAGTTCCGTGAAAGGTTTGGAATTTTATCATTTTGGTGAAGCCAGTGACCCACGAGCCCTGGCAGTCGCCGCACGGGAAAATGGCACCCCTCTTGAAAAAAATGCCGCACCCTGGCAATTTATCCTTGCCGACAAACTTAACGATAAAAAAATTGACGATTCCCGTGAGTTAGCTTGGACAACCAAAAATTCCCTGGTGAAATTTTTGGATACCTTTTATAAAATTAAGGATCATGGGATCAAAACAGCTCCATTTTTTGTGCTGCGAATGACTACCATGCCCGCCATCTTGGCGGAGATTGCCTTCATCTCCAATCCAACGGAAGAAAAACTTTTACAAAGTTCTACCTATCAAAAGCGAGTGGCCGAGGGTATCTTTAAGGGACTTCAAACCTACATTACCCCCTTACAAACCGCTTCCCGATAG
- a CDS encoding NYN domain-containing protein has product MAPKYLIIDGYNVLGAMGLPPHRVVEQGEHRREEFIVRVGLYGHKFHNPITLVFDAWQQSGASRQVIHRNGVTVIYTGQGEKADGVIQDFIRSHGKGAAVVSSDLEVIAVAKAFGAFSIRSQEFVTRLGNSGIQGSPVSRSRGGLSQKDSDEEPVRSKDKKGNPRKLPKKLRQRNRIMKKF; this is encoded by the coding sequence GTGGCACCGAAATATTTGATCATCGATGGATATAATGTGTTGGGCGCAATGGGCCTCCCGCCCCATCGGGTCGTTGAACAGGGGGAGCATCGCCGAGAGGAGTTTATTGTACGGGTAGGCCTGTATGGGCACAAATTCCACAATCCGATCACCCTAGTTTTTGATGCCTGGCAACAATCGGGAGCGAGTCGGCAGGTCATCCATCGAAATGGTGTGACAGTGATTTATACTGGCCAGGGTGAAAAGGCAGATGGGGTGATTCAGGATTTTATCCGGAGCCATGGGAAAGGGGCTGCAGTCGTCTCTTCGGATCTTGAAGTGATAGCGGTTGCAAAAGCTTTTGGGGCGTTTTCGATCAGATCTCAAGAATTTGTCACACGCCTTGGTAATTCCGGTATTCAAGGCTCACCGGTAAGTCGATCCCGAGGCGGACTTTCCCAAAAGGATAGTGATGAGGAGCCGGTCCGATCCAAGGACAAAAAGGGGAATCCACGAAAACTTCCCAAGAAGTTGCGTCAACGCAATCGGATCATGAAGAAATTTTAA
- a CDS encoding TatD family hydrolase: protein MLIDTHVHLDDPRYDPDRDAIFQRAKEAGVEKFVTIGCDLSTSHAAVQLATSQSNVYATIGVHPHEVKRIEPNWYAEFRKLAQQRKVVAFGEIGLDYHYDHSPRETQRQRFREQIELAQSLSLPLVIHTREAQEDTMAILQEAHAEKVGGVFHCFSEDLAFAKRALDLGFHLSFSGIITFRNASQLHEVIRTVPDDRLLIETDAPYLTPVPFRGKRNESSYVTYVAEQIAKIKYGDTDTGLARVAELTTNNACQLFKISS, encoded by the coding sequence ATGCTGATCGATACTCATGTTCATTTGGACGATCCCCGTTATGATCCAGATCGAGACGCCATATTTCAACGTGCCAAGGAAGCCGGTGTTGAAAAATTTGTCACTATTGGATGCGATCTTTCTACAAGTCATGCAGCCGTGCAATTAGCCACAAGCCAATCCAATGTGTATGCCACGATCGGGGTCCATCCCCATGAAGTAAAACGCATTGAGCCCAATTGGTATGCGGAATTCAGGAAACTGGCCCAACAACGAAAGGTCGTCGCCTTCGGCGAAATCGGGCTGGATTATCATTACGATCACTCTCCTCGGGAAACTCAACGCCAACGATTTCGTGAACAAATTGAATTGGCGCAATCACTCTCCCTTCCACTGGTGATTCACACACGTGAAGCGCAAGAGGATACGATGGCCATCCTGCAAGAAGCACATGCCGAAAAGGTGGGTGGCGTCTTTCATTGTTTTTCAGAGGATCTGGCGTTTGCCAAACGTGCCTTAGACCTGGGCTTTCATCTCTCATTTTCAGGAATCATTACCTTTCGCAATGCCTCTCAGTTACATGAAGTGATTCGCACGGTCCCCGATGACCGGTTGCTTATTGAAACCGATGCCCCATATCTGACCCCTGTGCCGTTTCGAGGAAAACGTAACGAATCGTCCTACGTCACCTATGTGGCAGAACAGATTGCGAAAATTAAATATGGTGACACTGACACAGGATTGGCACGAGTAGCCGAACTGACCACCAATAATGCCTGTCAGCTCTTTAAAATTTCTTCATGA
- a CDS encoding phosphatase PAP2 family protein → MNIDELWFASINGWAGQFAGLDWFMLQVSQESNLVIPGILLVGYWGWMKWGEAKLAIPCLGLLIGLSDFLGGQLKVLIGRPRPCQVLEHIHELVGCGGAFSMPSNHALNSGTAISFLVMLYPALGWVLWPLLGLIGLSRVFLGAHYVTDVLVGVGLGALLGGGMGFLLKTRVFRRKPLPG, encoded by the coding sequence ATGAATATCGATGAATTATGGTTTGCGTCGATAAATGGGTGGGCCGGTCAGTTTGCTGGATTGGATTGGTTCATGCTTCAGGTGTCGCAGGAAAGCAATCTGGTGATTCCTGGCATCTTGCTCGTGGGGTATTGGGGGTGGATGAAATGGGGCGAAGCCAAACTCGCGATTCCCTGTTTAGGGCTCCTTATCGGCTTGAGTGATTTCCTGGGCGGCCAGCTGAAAGTCTTGATTGGTCGTCCACGGCCTTGCCAGGTTCTTGAGCACATTCATGAATTAGTCGGGTGTGGGGGGGCTTTTAGTATGCCGTCCAATCACGCGTTGAACTCAGGCACGGCTATTAGCTTTCTTGTCATGCTCTATCCCGCGCTAGGGTGGGTATTGTGGCCGCTCCTTGGCCTGATTGGATTGTCCCGTGTGTTTCTGGGTGCGCATTATGTTACAGACGTGTTGGTCGGGGTTGGCCTTGGGGCCCTGTTAGGAGGAGGGATGGGATTTTTACTCAAGACGCGGGTGTTTCGAAGGAAGCCTCTTCCTGGTTAA